One region of Wyeomyia smithii strain HCP4-BCI-WySm-NY-G18 chromosome 3, ASM2978416v1, whole genome shotgun sequence genomic DNA includes:
- the LOC129730155 gene encoding uncharacterized protein LOC129730155, whose translation MFRRSTGLLLLSVSLTVAFDWYTLTEQNYAAIQSGLAQLNDAARAMNTSMVENQLISQDAISGLLVHINHSLIALQRIYPEAANLSTDQLPSTEWYTEYVGSVTNQFRQASTNNVMMPAQGVVRSILDAMNDLYSQDCAEKYAGNLVQPRISVGRLRACLLTNIPFFRGLTETTQLLMAYSKTAVDGSLALVNLCSPNSRDCITKFFADLPRILSNIINNISNLSGVPNVFAQPANERNQECVSLITADVQEVIQIIKANVTASKKPFFTGFTCT comes from the exons ATGTTTAGGCGTAGTACTGGGCTTCTGTTGCTTTCGGTTTCGCTCACCGTGGCGTTCGATTGGTATACACTAACGGAGCAAAACTATGCTGCAATTCAGTCCGGTTTGGCACAGTTGAATGATGCCGCCAGAGCGATGAATACTTCAATGGTCGAGAATCAACTAATTTCCCAGGATGCTATTAGTGGATTGTTAGTGCACATTAATCACTCATTGATCGCCCTGCAACGCATATATCCGGAAGCTGCCAATTTGTCAACGGATCAGCTGCCTAGCACGGAATGGTACACGGAATACGTTGGATCTGTCACCAATCAGTTCCGTCAAGCGTCAACCAACAACGTAATGATGCCTGCGCAGGGCGTTGTACGGAGTATTCTGGACGCTATGAACGATCTGTATAGTCAAGATTGTGCTGAAAAATATGCTGGCAACTTAGTACAACCTAGGATTTCGGTTGGGCGTTTGAGGGCGTGCCTTTTGACGAATATTCCTTTTTTCCGAGGGTTAACCGAAACAACTCAACTGCTGATGGCCTATTCAAAAACTGCCGTAGATGGGAGTCTTGCCCTGGTGAATCTTTGTTCTCCGAATTCAAGGGACTGCATAACGAAA TTTTTTGCAGATTTACCAAGAATATTAAGCAACATCATAAACAATATCAGTAATCTGAGTGGAGTTCCGAACGTTTTCGCGCAGCCTGCCAATGAAAGGAATCAGGAATGTGTTTCGCTCATTACTGCTGACGTACAGGAGGTGATTCAGATCATAAAGGCAAACGTAACTGCTTCGAAGAAGCCGTTCTTTACCGGTTTTACGTGCACTTGA